A single window of Anopheles moucheti chromosome 2, idAnoMoucSN_F20_07, whole genome shotgun sequence DNA harbors:
- the LOC128299255 gene encoding protein bride of sevenless has protein sequence MVTAVRKHKRRPSGTGGRGMAVERRVVPPHNTTAATGAPNIQRGTVCRPSENLPSCTVDLIVMEGKRWQRACVACLIGILLAFCQTIPHVRGQDEYLVQASSASTLPGYTTPNTVVQQNMHGTVHRTVRPATDASSSPLTEPAEPSEDSSTSEGSFSSNEASTNYDTSLSEHELTSFDTSGSLEVQGGRSFESVEDPLQSLTVTNLTTDRTEEDTKSNSNPKLLSEPNVSSTSAQIDQPITATSGVMTTSTTTVSSEDESTGSNCTDRPFIDMSRIENRHPYHHQRQMLRANRIQRTSNATVQLHSARSGAGQEPYPMDDENEHVELYAAQYGYRVYRLKGDLMLTLIVESDDFGAMLFTIDRINDLRLVVGGRGNASIGVNIIHLLNTSLSQRTLQQEVNVLKECSTNTIGIFVSSRLWPSVRLLSETLDYNIYPLPSTNELLFTKAAHLLYELPWSNGNSSAMVYSGSNELSTRFNTICRHEHLCLENYPSSDTIYILLGLEPAISFALNGTLVLVLTGSDRLYLPDLPNGAYVIAETELNVASLGYSWERYGTSFRGSELLAGGSLLLEVVDLLNRAESDCRNASIECMNNWKYHAKRSTPEILKRLRLQNATQSIKFELRQKRINASPLVNRTASMQDDHPDDNELWLIAGSNAITNYTTVYERLATSTDIPSKLGTIFYCAKEFEIRHPDFIERHHRPVYYGGVPDAEEYGEMYWQIKMEAWVAAGLTVSSLGILLCAAILIFLIVRVCMDDILEGHPLGSILLLVSLILQFAAFIPFSLEYTGYTADLTGHRTDAMLTWNAHCTVKIFLVSMCYCMTFSLLLCRAIMLASIGSEGGFLSHINGYIQSVICGFSTLVQLGLSTQLVIVLHANAHSISCGEIYYGHWFWAVIAYDGVLLVSLIFLAPFIFRSQRNYREGLLLVTGSVLCLVIWTVWIPLCMFGYEWREAAISLGLVATALAVLVGIMIPRCFLMVRSIARSDLVQALPSLTSLAFAQANQFISDQSVYECVNPAMRQRSPTDDSFVMDQDLDEAYSANSEIPTLPLRGQRRLRQENGTITMSTSNGTIGNHNGTIVSPLDRPGGNVTHIAPNFYGITNPYSCTDSLTSISPNKITRF, from the exons AGCTTCAACGTTACCGGGCTACACAACTCCGAatactgtggtgcaacagaaCATGCATGGAACTGTACATCGCACGGTACGTCCAGCAACAGATGCTTCGAGCAGTCCGTTGACCGAACCCGCAGAACCGTCCGAGGATAGTTCCACATCGGAAGGTAGCTTCAGTTCCAACGAAGCTAGTACCAACTATGATACCTCCCTATCGGAGCATGAGCTCACGTCGTTCGACACTTCCGGTTCGCTCGAGGTGCAGGGTGGAAGAAGCTTCGAAAGTGTGGAAGATCCTCTGCAATCGTTGACGGTAACGAATCTTACCACCGACCGCACCGAGGAAGACACGAAATCGAACTCAAACCCAAAACTATTGTCCGAGCCAAATGTGTCTAGCACTTCGGCGCAGATCGACCAACCGATTACAGCCACCTCAGGTGTGATGACCACTTCAACCACCACCGTATCAAGTGAGGACGAAAGCACAGGCTCAAACTGTACTGATCGGCCGTTCATAGACATGTCTCGCATTGAGAACCGGCACCCGTATCACCATCAGCGGCAGATGTTACGTGCAAACCGAATACAGCGTACATCGAACGCAACGGTTCAGTTGCACAGTGCCCGAAGCGGTGCAGGACAGGAACCATACCCGATGGACGATGAGAATGAGCACGTTGAGCTGTATGCTGCACAGTACGGCTACCGGGTCTATCGGTTGAAAGGTGACCTGATGCTCACGCTCATTGTTGAGTCGGACGATTTTGGGGCAATGCTATTCACGATCGATCGCATTAATGACCTTCGACTAGTGGTCGGTGGGCGGGGAAACGCCAGCATAG GTGTGAACATAATTCATCTCCTAAATACCTCGCTCAGCCAACGAACTCTGCAGCAGGAGGTAAATGTTCTGAAGGAATGCTCCACGAACACGATCGGTATCTTCGTCAGTTCGCGCTTATGGCCCTCGGTTCGCCTTCTGTCGGAAACACTCGACTACAACATATATCCGCTACCATCGACAAACGAGCTGCTTTTTACTAAAGCCGCCCATCTGCTGTACGAACTGCCCTGGTCGAACGGGAACTCGTCCGCGATGGTTTACTCCGGCTCGAATGAACTGTCTACCCGGTTCAATACCATCTGCCGCCATGAACATCTCTGCTTAGAGAACTATCCCAGTAGCGACACTATTTACATACTGCTGGGACTGGAACCGGCTATCAGCTTTGCGCTGAATGGTACACTCGTGCTGGTGCTGACGGGAAGTGATCGCTTGTATCTTCCTG aTCTTCCGAATGGGGCGTACGTGATAGCGGAAACAGAACTGAATGTTGCCTCGCTCGGCTATTCCTGGGAGCGGTACGGTACTAGCTTCCGCGGCTCGGAACTCCTAGCCGGTGGTAGTCTACTACTCGAGGTGGTTGATCTTCTGAACCGTGCCGAAAGCGATTGCCGAAACGCAAGCATCGAGTGTATGAACAATTGGAAGTATCACGCAAAACGATCAACACCGGAGATACTGAAACGTCTCCGACTGCAGAATGCCACCCAGTCGATCAAGTTTGAGTTGCGTCAGAAGCGAATAAATGCAAGCCCGCTGGTAAACCGTACGGCAAGCATGCAAGATGATCATCCAGACGACAACGAGCTATGGTTAATTGCTGGCTCTAATGCGATCACTAACTACACGACCGTCTATGAGCGGCTAGCGACCAGTACGGACATACCGTCGAAGTTGGGTACAATTTTTTACTGCGCGAAAGAGTTTGAAATACGCCATCCAGATTTTATCGAGCGCCATCATCGTCCCGTGTACTACGGCGGTGTGCCCGATGCGGAAGAATACGGCGAGATGTACTGGCAGATCAAGATGGAGGCCTGGGTAGCGGCAGGTCTCACGGTATCATCGTTGGGCATACTGCTCTGTGCGGCTATACTGATCTTTCTGATCGTTCGTGTCTGCATGGACGACATTCTCGAAGGGCATCCGTTGGGGAGCATCTTACTGCTAGTGAGCTTGATACTACAGTTCGCTGCCTTCATCCCGTTCAGCCTCGAGTACACCGGTTATACGGCGGATCTTACGGGTCATCGGACGGATGCGATGCTAACGTGGAATGCGCACTGCACGGTGAAGATCTTCCTCGTTTCCATGTGCTACTGTATGACATTCTCGTTGCTGCTGTGCCGTGCGATCATGCTTGCCTCGATCGGTAGCGAAGGCGGCTTCCTTTCGCACATTAACGGATACATCCAGAGTGTGATCTGTGGGTTTAGCACCTTGGTTCAGCTTGGACTCTCCACTCAGCTCGTGATCGTACTGCACGCGAACGCACACAGTATCTCCTGCGGTGAAATATACTACGGACACTGGTTCTGGGCGGTGATAGCATACGACGGCGTGCTGCTGGTATCACTCATCTTTCTCGCACCGTTTATCTTCCGCTCGCAGCGCAACTACCGGGAGGGATTGCTGCTTGTGACGGGTTCGGTATTATGTTTGGTAATATGGACGGTTTGGATACCGCTCTGTATGTTCGGGTACGAGTGGCGTGAAGCTGCCATCTCGCTGGGATTGGTCGCTACCGCCTTGGCGGTGCTGGTTGGCATTATGATACCACGCTGCTTCCTGATGGTACGCAGCATCGCACGTTCGGATCTTGTACAGGCGCTTCCTTCGCTCACCTCACTAGCGTTTGCTCAAGCGAATCAATTTATTTCGGATCAG AGCGTATATGAGTGCGTCAACCCGGCAATGCGACAACGATCTCCCACGGACGATAGTTTCGTTATGGATCAGGACCTGGATGAGGCATATTCGGCAAACAGTGAAATTCCAACGCTGCCACTACGGGGTCAACGACGTTTGCGTCAGGAAAATGGCACCATAACCATGAGCACTAGTAATGGCACGATTGGCAACCATAATGGCACGATCGTTTCACCGCTGGATCGTCCTGGTGGTAACGTCACCCACATAGCACCGAACTTCTATGGCATCACCAATCCGTACAGCTGTACCGACTCTTTAACATCAATTTCACCGAACAAGATAACACGTTTCTAG
- the LOC128309762 gene encoding T-complex protein 1 subunit eta has protein sequence MQPQIILLKEGTDTSQGKPQLVSNINACQSIVDAVRTTLGPRGMDKLIVDSKGKATISNDGATIMKLLDIVHPAAKTLVDIAKSQDAEVGDGTTSVVLLAGEFLKQLKPFVEEGVHPRIIIKAVRKALNLCVTQINELAFKIEKHDNEKHRALLEKCAATALNSKLIHQQKEFFSKMVVDSVTTLDALLPLNMIGIKKVTGGALEDSMLVEGVAFQKTFSYAGFEMQPKSYDNVKIALLNIELELKAERDNAEVRVNNVVEYQKVVDAEWQILYDKMAKIHQSGAQVVLSMLPIGDVATQYFADRDMFCAGRVPQEDLKRTQKACGGAVMTTVQDISDKVLGKCDHFEERQIGSERFNLFQGCPNAKTCTIILRGGAEQFLEETERSLHDAIMIVRRTIRNDSVVAGGGAIEMELSKMLRNHSRTIAGKEQLLIGAMAKALEIIPRQLCDNAGFDATNILNKLRQKHAQGCQWYGVDIMKEHIADNFEAFVWEPSVIKINALTAACEATCMILSVDETIKSPRSGGDQPVQPPMGRGMGRPF, from the exons ATG CAACCGCAAATCATTCTGCTCAAAGAAGGAACAGACACTTCTCAGGGAAAGCCTCAGCTCGTTTCGAACATCAATGCCTGCCAATCGATTGTCGATGCCGTACGGACGACACTGGGACCCCGTGGCATGGATAAGCTGATCGTGGACAGCAAGGGAAAGGCCACAATTTCCAACGATGGTGCAACGATCATGAAGTTGCTGGATATTGTACATCCGGCGGCGAAAACGCTCGTCGATATTGCTAAATCGCAAGATGCCGAGGTTGGAGATGGTACCACAAGTGTGGTCTTACTGGCCGGTGAATTTCTTAAACAATTGAAACCGTTCGTGGAGGAAGGTGTGCATCCGCGTATAATCATCAAAGCCGTTCGCAAGGCACTGAATCTATGTGTCACGCAGATCAACGAACTGGCGTTCAAGATCGAGAAGCACGACAATGAGAAGCACCGAGCGCTGCTGGAGAAATGTGCGGCTACTGCCCTTAACTCGAAGCTCATCCACCAGCAGAAGGAGTTCTTCTCGAAGATGGTGGTCGATTCGGTTACAACACTTGATGCGTTGCTTCCGCTGAACATGATCGGTATCAAGAAGGTTACCGGTGGCGCTCTGGAAGATTCTATGCTTGTGGAAGGGGTAGCCTTCCAAAAGACTTTCTCGTACGCTGGGTTCGAGATGCAGCCCAAGAGTTACGACAATGTGAAAATTGCGCTGCTAAACATTGAACTGGAGCTGAAGGCGGAGCGAGATAACGCAGAAGTGCGTGTCAACAATGTAGTCGAGTATCAGAAGGTGGTGGATGCGGAATGGCAAATACTGTACGATAAGATGGCCAAAATTCATCAATCTGGTGCTCAGGTTGTGCTGTCGATGCTGCCTATCGGTGATGTGGCGACACAGTATTTCGCCGACCGGGACATGTTCTGTGCCGGTCGCGTACCGCAAGAGGATCTAAAGCGCACGCAGAAGGCTTGCGGTGGTGCTGTCATGACGACGGTGCAGGACATCAGCGATAAGGTGCTGGGCAAGTGCGATCACTTCGAAGAGCGCCAGATCGGAAGCGAACGTTTCAACCTTTTCCAGGGCTGTCCGAATGCCAAGACGTGCACGATCATACTGCGTGGGGGTGCCGAACAGTTCCTGGAGGAAACGGAGCGTTCGCTACACGATGCAATCATGATCGTACGTCGTACGATTCGGAATGATTCGGTAGTGGCAG GTGGTGGTGCAATTGAGATGGAACTTTCGAAAATGCTACGCAACCATTCACGCACAATCGCCGGCAAGGAACAGTTGCTGATCGGTGCAATGGCTAAAGCGTTGGAAATTATCCCGCGCCAGCTGTGCGACAATGCTGGCTTCGATGCCACCAACATTCTAAACAAGTTACGCCAGAAACACGCACAAG GTTGTCAATGGTACGGTGTGGACATTATGAAGGAACATATTGCGGACAACTTCGAAGCGTTCGTTTGGGAACCTTCCGTCATCAAGATTAACGCACTGACGGCTGCCTGCGAGGCTACTTGCATGATCCTGTCGGTGGACGAAACGATCAAAAGCCCCAGATCGGGTGGGGATCAACCAGTGCAGCCTCCGATGGGCCGTGGCATGGGACGTCCGTTTT